A stretch of Rhizobium sp. TH2 DNA encodes these proteins:
- a CDS encoding DsbA family protein — protein MPMNIRTLFPVTAFAIAAAIGFSGAAHAFDDKEKDDIGKIVREYLLAHPETLIEVQQAYEKKQAAERAEQAKTAVKDNHDAIFNASYDLAVGNPKGKVTVVEFFDYNCGYCKRAVGDMDAIIKANPEVRFVLKEFPILGQDSVDAHKVSNAVRLVAPEKYGDFHRALMSGEHANEARAIEVAKSLGVTEEALRAKMTEAPNDESVRDAYQLATKLGITGTPSYIIGNEAVFGAVGEEELAKKITSVEQCGKTVC, from the coding sequence ATTCCCATGAATATCAGGACACTGTTTCCGGTGACCGCATTTGCAATCGCCGCCGCGATCGGCTTTTCCGGCGCCGCCCATGCCTTCGACGACAAGGAGAAGGACGACATCGGCAAGATCGTGCGCGAATATCTTCTGGCGCATCCGGAGACCCTGATCGAAGTCCAGCAGGCATATGAGAAGAAGCAGGCCGCTGAGCGCGCCGAGCAGGCCAAGACCGCCGTCAAGGACAATCACGACGCAATCTTCAATGCTTCCTACGATCTCGCAGTCGGCAATCCCAAAGGCAAGGTCACGGTCGTCGAGTTCTTCGACTACAATTGTGGCTACTGCAAGCGCGCCGTCGGCGACATGGACGCCATTATCAAGGCCAATCCGGAAGTGCGTTTCGTGCTGAAGGAATTCCCGATCCTTGGCCAGGACTCGGTCGATGCCCACAAGGTCTCGAATGCCGTCCGTCTGGTCGCACCGGAGAAATACGGCGATTTCCATCGCGCGCTGATGAGCGGCGAGCACGCCAATGAAGCCCGCGCGATCGAAGTCGCCAAGTCTCTCGGCGTCACGGAGGAAGCACTCCGCGCCAAGATGACAGAAGCCCCGAACGACGAAAGCGTCCGCGATGCCTACCAGCTTGCAACGAAGCTCGGCATAACAGGCACACCCTCCTACATTATCGGCAATGAAGCCGTGTTCGGCGCGGTCGGTGAAGAGGAACTGGCGAAGAAAATCACCAGCGTCGAGCAATGCGGCAAGACCGTCTGCTGA
- the aroQ gene encoding type II 3-dehydroquinate dehydratase, producing the protein MSRTIFVLNGPNLNMLGKREPGIYGGKTLKDIEVDCKSAASELGISVDFRQTNHEGVLVDWIQEADDVAAAVCINPGAYGHTSIALHDAIRAISKPVIELHLSNIHAREEFRHKTWTAPAVKGIICGFGAHSYILALHAAKELIQ; encoded by the coding sequence ATGAGCAGAACGATATTCGTCCTGAACGGCCCCAATCTCAATATGCTGGGAAAGCGGGAGCCGGGCATCTATGGAGGCAAGACGCTTAAGGATATCGAAGTCGATTGTAAATCAGCGGCATCGGAACTGGGCATCTCGGTGGACTTTCGTCAGACCAACCACGAAGGCGTGCTTGTCGACTGGATCCAGGAAGCCGACGATGTCGCGGCTGCGGTCTGCATCAATCCCGGCGCCTATGGGCATACCTCGATCGCGCTTCACGATGCGATCCGGGCGATCTCCAAACCGGTCATCGAACTGCATCTTTCGAACATTCACGCCCGCGAGGAGTTTCGCCACAAGACGTGGACGGCGCCCGCGGTCAAGGGAATCATCTGCGGTTTCGGGGCGCATTCCTATATTCTGGCACTCCACGCCGCCAAAGAACTCATTCAATAA
- the accB gene encoding acetyl-CoA carboxylase biotin carboxyl carrier protein has translation MADKKTGIDQALIRDLANILNDTDLTEIEVEQDDVRIRVSRMGTPQPIQAYAPQYMQPAAAAAQPVAAAAAEAAPVINGFILTSPMVGTCYYSPAPGSPAFVEVGQTVKEGQTVLIIEAMKTMNQIPAPRSGKVTAIMVNDSSPVEFGEPLLVIE, from the coding sequence ATGGCTGACAAGAAGACGGGTATCGATCAGGCGTTGATCAGGGACCTCGCCAATATCTTGAACGACACCGATCTGACCGAGATCGAAGTGGAGCAGGACGATGTCCGCATCCGCGTGTCGCGCATGGGGACGCCCCAGCCGATCCAGGCCTACGCACCGCAGTACATGCAGCCGGCCGCTGCTGCCGCCCAGCCCGTCGCGGCTGCCGCGGCCGAGGCAGCGCCCGTCATCAACGGTTTCATCCTGACCTCGCCCATGGTCGGCACCTGCTATTATTCGCCGGCACCCGGCAGCCCGGCCTTCGTCGAAGTCGGCCAGACCGTCAAGGAAGGCCAGACCGTGCTGATCATCGAGGCGATGAAGACCATGAACCAGATCCCGGCGCCGCGCTCCGGTAAGGTCACCGCGATCATGGTCAACGATTCCAGCCCCGTCGAATTCGGCGAGCCCCTGCTGGTCATCGAATAG